A single genomic interval of Lewinellaceae bacterium harbors:
- a CDS encoding DUF3810 family protein — MKRLSVIAGTGIGLALLSQLLYYFCARHPEWTLQWYYAGLFPWIRRFLSGLLGWIPVPFLYLMLLLVLAWLFWGGRLIWRTTTAWWIKSLRLLFQIAGVAGYVITCFYWFWGFNYATPSVRQRLQLETQAMPDTAISAEFRWITDSLYAYTDSLPVVQHREKGFMEQDGWIREMNAAVKQTLNLLGWPCPGEIPVRRIWPDGALLRIETAGFYLPLTGEAHFDAGMYPLQWPYVVAHELFHAYGITDEGDCNFLALLTCWHSDNPVFKYSALMAYWRQVAPEYRRFHKEEFATLMDSLPASVRTDLESIHRYLDRYPDLFPKMRHAVYNSYLKAHGIREGMASYNEVITLLAAWKQEYGVPFIPGAATADKPD, encoded by the coding sequence CGGCATCGGTCTGGCACTCCTGTCCCAACTCTTATATTACTTTTGTGCCCGTCATCCGGAGTGGACACTGCAGTGGTATTACGCAGGACTGTTTCCGTGGATTCGTCGCTTCCTGAGTGGGTTACTTGGCTGGATCCCGGTTCCATTCTTATACCTTATGTTGCTATTGGTATTGGCCTGGTTGTTTTGGGGAGGCCGGCTGATATGGCGGACCACTACCGCCTGGTGGATTAAATCTTTACGACTTTTATTTCAGATTGCCGGAGTTGCCGGATATGTCATTACCTGCTTCTACTGGTTCTGGGGTTTTAATTATGCCACGCCTTCCGTAAGACAGCGATTGCAACTCGAGACACAAGCCATGCCCGATACTGCTATTAGTGCGGAATTTCGGTGGATTACGGACAGCTTGTATGCTTATACCGACAGTTTGCCGGTTGTACAGCACAGAGAAAAAGGGTTCATGGAACAAGATGGCTGGATAAGGGAAATGAATGCGGCTGTCAAACAAACACTAAACTTGCTGGGTTGGCCGTGTCCCGGGGAGATCCCGGTAAGGAGGATCTGGCCTGACGGCGCTTTGCTCAGGATCGAAACGGCAGGCTTCTATCTCCCCTTAACCGGGGAGGCTCATTTTGATGCAGGTATGTATCCATTGCAATGGCCGTATGTTGTCGCCCATGAATTATTTCACGCTTATGGTATTACTGATGAAGGCGACTGCAATTTTCTTGCACTGCTTACCTGCTGGCATTCGGATAATCCTGTATTCAAATATTCTGCGCTGATGGCGTACTGGAGACAGGTCGCACCGGAATACCGTCGATTTCACAAGGAGGAGTTTGCAACCCTGATGGATTCTCTGCCTGCTTCTGTACGCACCGACCTGGAGTCCATCCACCGTTATCTGGATCGTTATCCCGACCTGTTTCCAAAGATGCGGCATGCGGTTTACAATTCTTACCTGAAGGCACATGGTATCCGGGAAGGCATGGCTTCTTACAACGAGGTTATTACGTTGCTTGCCGCCTGGAAACAGGAATATGGTGTTCCGTTTATTCCTGGCGCAGCCACTGCAGATAAGCCTGATTAA
- the mqnB gene encoding futalosine hydrolase → MKSLLCSATTFEITPAIQWLQQHARKKNFSTFEYEGQEIQILVTGVGLVQATFSLTKMLQGERFDLMVQIGIGGSYRRDDELGSVVQVVEECFGDIGIQKRDGSWSDLFQLGLVGPDQYPFKDGRLHLAAESPIHPALPHRRGITVAMVTGTDARRDTLWNALQPDIETMEGAAFFYTALMQHTPFIQLRGISNYVEARNRENWQLEAAIDGVNQAYLQWLRQE, encoded by the coding sequence ATGAAATCATTACTCTGTAGTGCCACGACGTTTGAGATTACGCCCGCGATCCAATGGTTGCAACAACATGCCCGCAAAAAGAACTTCTCCACTTTTGAATATGAAGGCCAGGAAATCCAAATCCTGGTGACCGGGGTAGGCTTGGTGCAAGCCACTTTTTCCTTAACCAAAATGCTGCAGGGAGAACGTTTTGACCTGATGGTACAAATAGGTATCGGAGGCAGTTATCGGCGTGATGACGAACTAGGGTCCGTGGTACAAGTTGTGGAGGAATGTTTTGGTGATATTGGCATACAGAAGCGCGACGGAAGTTGGAGCGATCTTTTTCAACTGGGATTGGTCGGGCCGGATCAATATCCATTCAAGGACGGCCGACTGCACCTGGCAGCTGAGTCACCCATCCACCCTGCGCTTCCACACCGCAGAGGCATAACGGTTGCCATGGTGACAGGTACGGATGCACGCAGAGACACTCTATGGAATGCACTCCAACCGGACATCGAAACCATGGAAGGAGCGGCCTTCTTTTATACTGCATTAATGCAGCATACCCCATTTATCCAATTACGAGGTATCTCCAATTATGTTGAAGCCAGAAACCGTGAAAACTGGCAGCTGGAAGCAGCCATAGATGGTGTTAATCAGGCTTATCTGCAGTGGCTGCGCCAGGAATAA
- a CDS encoding GNAT family N-acetyltransferase, with protein MIGPVSWQKAQNSDSTEIKALIRRVMAEFGFTSSGPVLDAMPDPDAFNALGFLGVLRFQEYIMGTYAFLPLSEDTVEIQKIYLVPELRGNHLGREMMKQLERIVSSRGFKKITMLSSGRYQAALRLYDQLGYVRLHRPEDTSAFCDWQLEKVLLDD; from the coding sequence ATGATTGGTCCAGTAAGCTGGCAGAAAGCACAAAATAGCGATTCCACTGAAATCAAAGCATTGATCCGGCGGGTTATGGCTGAATTTGGATTTACCAGTTCCGGCCCGGTCCTGGACGCCATGCCTGATCCGGATGCATTTAATGCGTTGGGCTTTCTGGGAGTCCTTCGTTTTCAGGAATATATCATGGGGACCTATGCCTTTTTACCCTTATCAGAGGATACCGTGGAAATTCAAAAGATTTATCTGGTACCGGAGTTGAGGGGTAATCATTTGGGCCGGGAAATGATGAAGCAGCTGGAACGCATTGTCAGCAGCCGGGGTTTTAAGAAAATTACCATGTTGTCTTCCGGACGTTATCAGGCCGCTTTGCGGTTGTATGATCAATTGGGATATGTCCGATTGCATCGACCGGAAGATACTTCAGCTTTCTGTGACTGGCAATTGGAAAAAGTATTACTTGATGACTAA
- a CDS encoding DNA/RNA non-specific endonuclease produces the protein MTKLRSNHRRAPASSIGRMMLLVVLGASGLALGYQQFGHLLNGLPTTNTVEAEPVEDRFYLPDADFPVEVVHHKYFSLGYLESEEQSAWVAYRLTVQELNQPKLPRYDYFDPDYSVSTGSSFHRDYTGSGFTRGHLVPAVDMAFDSAALRETFLMSNISPQVRAFNNGVWRELEEQTRDWVRRNKELYIVSGPIFSTSHDRIGQNRVGVPESFFKVLLDVKDPEWKGIGFIIPNAISDRPLSDYACTIDSVEIMTHLDFFSHLLKDDQEEALESTINLDQWPMHPHRFEWRVNEWNNR, from the coding sequence ATGACTAAGCTGCGTTCCAACCATCGTCGTGCCCCGGCATCTTCCATTGGCCGCATGATGCTGCTGGTGGTTCTTGGTGCAAGTGGTTTGGCTCTGGGGTACCAGCAATTTGGTCATTTACTCAACGGACTTCCAACCACTAATACCGTTGAAGCCGAACCGGTTGAAGATCGCTTTTATCTTCCGGACGCTGATTTTCCGGTGGAGGTGGTTCATCATAAGTATTTCAGCCTTGGGTACCTGGAATCTGAAGAACAGTCGGCATGGGTTGCTTACCGGCTCACGGTCCAGGAGCTCAATCAGCCTAAATTGCCAAGGTATGATTATTTCGACCCGGATTATTCCGTATCCACCGGCTCATCTTTCCACCGGGACTATACCGGATCCGGATTCACCCGCGGTCATCTGGTTCCTGCGGTTGATATGGCATTTGATTCTGCCGCACTGAGGGAGACCTTTCTGATGAGCAATATCAGCCCCCAGGTCAGGGCTTTTAATAACGGTGTCTGGCGGGAACTTGAAGAACAAACCCGGGACTGGGTTCGGCGAAATAAAGAACTTTACATCGTTTCCGGTCCAATATTCAGTACATCCCACGACCGGATCGGTCAAAACCGGGTTGGCGTGCCGGAATCGTTTTTCAAAGTATTGCTGGATGTGAAAGACCCGGAATGGAAAGGGATCGGGTTTATCATACCCAATGCGATCAGCGATCGCCCACTTAGTGATTACGCCTGTACAATTGATTCGGTTGAAATCATGACCCACCTGGACTTTTTCAGTCATCTATTAAAAGATGATCAGGAAGAAGCATTGGAGTCCACCATAAACCTGGATCAATGGCCCATGCACCCTCACCGGTTCGAATGGAGGGTCAATGAGTGGAACAACCGGTAA
- a CDS encoding DUF853 family protein: MSNKESFSQEILDGYSFEKSSVILGGAMYEKQCLPEHFVRIPLKTLNRHGLICGATGTGKTKSLQVIAEQLSAKGIPSMLMDVKGDLSGIAAKGTSNPKIVQRHEMIGLPFLADDSPVEFLSISKEPGVRLRATVSEFGPVLFSKILDLNETQQSIIAILFKYCDDNHLPLLDLKDLKKVLQYVTQEGKEGLEAEYGRISSSSIGTIMRKLIELEQQDAEIFFGERSFDVEDLIRRDSNGKGIVSIIRLTDIQDKPKLFSTFMLQLLAEIYSTFPEEGDLEKPKLALFIDEAHLIFSEASNALLDQIETIIKLIRSKGVGVFFVTQNPTDIPAPVLSQLGLKIQHALRAFTAKDRKAIKLVAENYPFTENYKVDQVITEMGIGEALVTALNEKGIPTPLVQVMMRAPQSRMDVLTESEIDQINAKSELITKYNQVIDRDSAYEILNDKISRFEENDHQEELRRQQDTYRTTRRSKEKSAIEKVFESTTTRQIGRTVARELTRGLLGVLGVKTTRSRKKSSWF, translated from the coding sequence ATGAGTAACAAAGAATCCTTTTCGCAGGAAATATTAGACGGATATTCGTTTGAGAAGTCTTCGGTAATCCTTGGCGGTGCGATGTATGAAAAGCAATGTTTGCCCGAGCATTTTGTCCGCATCCCATTGAAGACACTGAATCGCCATGGATTGATCTGTGGAGCTACCGGTACCGGTAAGACGAAATCGCTGCAGGTTATAGCAGAACAATTATCAGCAAAAGGAATTCCTTCGATGCTCATGGATGTTAAAGGGGACCTGAGTGGGATTGCAGCCAAAGGGACCTCCAATCCCAAGATCGTGCAACGCCACGAAATGATCGGACTACCATTTCTGGCTGACGATAGCCCGGTTGAGTTTTTGTCCATTTCAAAGGAACCAGGCGTCCGTCTGCGGGCCACAGTCTCTGAATTTGGTCCTGTCCTCTTTTCCAAGATCCTGGATCTGAATGAAACCCAACAGTCGATTATCGCGATCCTTTTCAAATACTGTGACGATAACCACTTGCCGTTACTGGACCTGAAGGACCTCAAGAAAGTATTGCAGTATGTCACCCAGGAAGGCAAAGAAGGACTTGAAGCGGAATATGGTCGTATCTCCAGCAGTTCTATCGGTACCATTATGCGCAAGCTCATCGAGCTGGAACAGCAGGACGCAGAGATCTTTTTCGGAGAAAGGTCCTTTGATGTGGAAGATCTGATTCGCCGGGACTCCAATGGTAAAGGTATCGTATCGATCATCCGTCTGACTGACATTCAGGATAAGCCCAAACTGTTTTCTACATTCATGCTTCAGCTACTGGCTGAGATCTACTCCACCTTTCCGGAAGAAGGCGATTTGGAAAAGCCGAAACTTGCCCTTTTTATTGATGAAGCGCATCTGATTTTCAGCGAGGCTTCCAATGCCTTACTGGATCAGATCGAGACCATCATCAAACTGATCCGGTCCAAGGGGGTTGGTGTATTCTTTGTAACACAGAATCCTACGGATATCCCAGCTCCTGTCCTGAGTCAGCTCGGTCTGAAGATCCAGCATGCCTTGCGCGCTTTTACAGCAAAAGATCGAAAAGCGATCAAACTGGTAGCTGAGAATTATCCATTCACCGAGAATTATAAAGTGGACCAGGTGATCACCGAGATGGGGATCGGAGAAGCGCTCGTTACAGCATTGAATGAAAAGGGGATTCCCACGCCCCTGGTACAGGTTATGATGCGTGCACCGCAAAGCCGGATGGATGTGCTGACTGAATCGGAAATAGATCAGATCAATGCGAAATCGGAATTGATCACAAAATACAACCAGGTAATAGACCGGGATAGCGCTTATGAAATCCTGAATGATAAAATCTCGCGATTTGAAGAGAATGACCATCAGGAGGAACTTCGCCGCCAACAGGACACTTACCGCACTACCAGGCGCAGTAAGGAAAAATCGGCCATAGAAAAGGTTTTTGAAAGCACTACGACCAGGCAGATTGGCCGCACGGTAGCCCGGGAGCTTACCCGTGGTTTACTAGGTGTGCTCGGAGTAAAAACAACGAGAAGCCGCAAGAAGAGCAGCTGGTTTTAA
- a CDS encoding thioredoxin fold domain-containing protein: MGKYFWSLGFTMLFLPWAYGQDTQVQWMTWDQAISKSKIEKKKVLVEIYTVWCSFCKKLDAVTLKEPDIADYINENFYPVRLDAQCKTPIEIMGKSYKYKDGYNDLARELTFGRLAFPTLVFMDENFRVIQPIPGMRSADELEMIMHFYAKDYYKDTPWDNFVIMFQNRFDKQAPSTRTVKGKN; the protein is encoded by the coding sequence TTGGGGAAGTATTTTTGGAGTTTGGGCTTTACCATGCTGTTCTTGCCATGGGCATATGGACAAGATACCCAGGTACAGTGGATGACCTGGGATCAGGCCATCTCCAAATCCAAAATAGAAAAGAAAAAGGTACTCGTTGAGATTTATACGGTCTGGTGCAGTTTCTGTAAAAAATTAGATGCTGTTACCCTCAAGGAGCCAGACATCGCAGACTACATCAACGAAAATTTCTACCCGGTCCGTCTGGACGCTCAGTGCAAAACACCCATTGAGATCATGGGTAAGTCTTATAAATACAAGGATGGATATAATGACCTAGCCAGAGAACTCACTTTCGGCCGGCTGGCATTCCCTACCCTTGTCTTTATGGATGAAAATTTCCGGGTGATCCAGCCGATACCAGGCATGCGATCCGCGGATGAATTGGAAATGATCATGCATTTTTATGCCAAGGATTACTACAAGGATACCCCATGGGATAATTTCGTGATCATGTTCCAGAATCGCTTTGATAAACAAGCACCCAGCACCCGCACGGTCAAAGGCAAAAACTAA
- the ribD gene encoding bifunctional diaminohydroxyphosphoribosylaminopyrimidine deaminase/5-amino-6-(5-phosphoribosylamino)uracil reductase RibD — translation MMRRCLDLARQGEGYTSPNPMVGSVLALGDQILTEGFHPRYRHIHAEAMALTKAADLPDEILSRATLYVSLEPCFHYGFNPPCVNRIMESPVQNIVISCIDPNPQVAGKSIARLRDAGRNVTLGVLQEEGEELIRAFRTRMVKNRPYVILKWAESTDGFMGQAEKNVRISNDFSQVLTHRWRHEIDAFLVGGKTVIVDDPKLNNRLYWGRSPHRVVYSTREQLPLQRALWNTDCPTIVFTPRIQKSLPDHIHQFELPESKNTHIDFILENLMQFPINSLLVEGGPQTLRAFIAQKKWDEARIIRSNSKILSHGLQAPQPEGSLRERFLLGDNEVITLDSNLVW, via the coding sequence ATGATGCGCCGTTGTCTGGACCTGGCCCGGCAAGGCGAGGGATACACGTCGCCTAATCCGATGGTTGGTTCTGTTCTGGCCCTGGGCGATCAAATCCTGACCGAAGGGTTTCACCCCCGCTATCGCCACATCCACGCTGAGGCTATGGCTTTGACCAAAGCAGCTGACCTGCCGGATGAAATATTATCCAGAGCAACGCTTTATGTTTCGCTCGAGCCTTGTTTTCATTATGGTTTTAATCCTCCGTGTGTAAACCGCATCATGGAAAGCCCAGTCCAAAATATCGTGATCAGCTGCATAGATCCAAACCCCCAGGTGGCTGGCAAGAGCATTGCCCGCTTGCGGGATGCCGGGCGGAATGTTACACTTGGTGTCCTGCAGGAAGAAGGTGAAGAACTCATCAGGGCTTTCCGTACACGTATGGTGAAGAACAGGCCTTACGTGATCCTTAAATGGGCAGAATCAACGGATGGTTTTATGGGTCAGGCTGAGAAAAATGTGCGCATCTCCAATGATTTCAGCCAGGTGCTTACCCACCGATGGCGGCATGAGATCGATGCTTTTTTGGTAGGTGGAAAAACCGTCATCGTGGATGACCCCAAATTGAACAATCGACTCTACTGGGGCCGCTCTCCACACCGGGTGGTGTACAGCACCAGAGAGCAATTACCACTCCAACGGGCACTTTGGAACACCGATTGTCCCACCATCGTCTTCACTCCCCGGATCCAGAAAAGCCTTCCAGACCATATCCATCAATTTGAACTGCCTGAAAGTAAGAATACACACATCGACTTCATTCTTGAAAACCTGATGCAATTTCCAATCAACAGTCTTCTGGTCGAAGGCGGGCCGCAAACGTTACGTGCCTTTATTGCTCAAAAAAAATGGGATGAAGCACGTATCATTCGCAGCAACTCAAAAATATTGTCGCATGGTCTCCAAGCCCCTCAACCAGAAGGAAGTCTCCGGGAAAGGTTCCTGCTCGGGGATAATGAAGTGATCACGCTGGATTCAAATCTGGTATGGTAA
- the sucC gene encoding ADP-forming succinate--CoA ligase subunit beta yields the protein MNLHEYQGKELLKRYGVAVQEGILAETKEEAIVAYQRLSAQTGSPVAVIKAQIHAGGRGKGGGVKLVKNEEELREKAGNILGMMLKTPQTPGGLNGPGKLVSKVLIAEDCYVPRFEDCKEYYVSVLMDRERKQNVIIYSTEGGMNIEEVAEQTPHLVHKEYIDPSAGMIGFQARKIAFNLGLSGNAFKEMVKFVQALYKAFIGADASLIEINPCLETGDGHILAVDAKVTLDDNGLYRHPDLESWRDLSEEDPTEVEAREHDLNFVKLDGNVGCMVNGAGLAMATMDIIKLSGGDPANFLDVGGTADANRVEQAFRIILKDPNVKAILINIFGGIVRCDRVANGVVQAYKNIGDIKVPIIVRLQGTNAELAKQIIDESGLKVRSAILLKEAAELVQEALQ from the coding sequence ATGAATTTACACGAATATCAAGGTAAAGAACTTTTAAAAAGGTATGGGGTAGCCGTACAGGAAGGCATATTGGCTGAAACCAAAGAGGAGGCTATCGTTGCTTATCAGCGGCTCAGTGCACAGACCGGATCACCGGTCGCAGTAATAAAAGCACAGATCCACGCTGGTGGCCGGGGTAAAGGCGGAGGTGTCAAGCTGGTGAAAAATGAAGAAGAACTTCGCGAAAAAGCCGGTAATATTCTGGGGATGATGCTTAAGACCCCCCAGACTCCAGGTGGCTTGAATGGTCCTGGCAAACTTGTCAGTAAAGTGCTGATCGCCGAAGACTGCTACGTCCCGCGTTTCGAAGACTGCAAAGAGTACTACGTATCCGTACTGATGGATCGCGAGCGCAAACAAAATGTGATTATTTATTCGACGGAAGGAGGAATGAATATTGAAGAGGTTGCTGAACAAACACCTCATCTTGTCCACAAAGAGTACATCGACCCTTCTGCAGGGATGATAGGCTTTCAGGCTCGAAAAATTGCCTTTAACCTGGGATTATCCGGCAATGCCTTTAAAGAAATGGTAAAATTTGTCCAAGCACTTTATAAGGCGTTCATAGGTGCAGATGCATCCCTCATCGAGATCAATCCCTGCCTGGAAACGGGTGATGGACATATTCTTGCCGTAGATGCAAAAGTGACCCTGGATGACAATGGATTGTATCGTCATCCTGACCTGGAATCCTGGCGTGACCTCAGTGAAGAAGATCCGACAGAGGTTGAAGCCCGTGAACACGACCTGAATTTCGTCAAACTGGATGGTAATGTGGGCTGTATGGTCAATGGCGCCGGCCTCGCGATGGCTACGATGGACATCATCAAATTGTCCGGAGGAGACCCGGCTAACTTCCTGGATGTTGGAGGAACAGCCGATGCAAATCGTGTTGAACAAGCATTCCGAATCATACTGAAAGATCCAAACGTAAAAGCGATACTCATCAATATTTTCGGTGGGATTGTACGGTGTGACCGGGTGGCAAATGGTGTTGTTCAGGCATATAAAAATATCGGAGACATAAAGGTTCCGATCATTGTACGTCTGCAAGGAACAAATGCCGAGTTGGCCAAACAGATCATCGACGAATCCGGCCTGAAAGTACGTTCTGCCATTCTGCTCAAGGAGGCAGCCGAATTGGTTCAGGAAGCGCTCCAATAA
- a CDS encoding T9SS type A sorting domain-containing protein — MGNKTWSILTLLFLFTAINTVFAQEVVPRCGTQDLESIKQRMLDNRKAMADFVSPREVTYVPLKFHIVADAQGKGRIEEEKLLDALCQLNENYADQGIQFYIKDGFNYINNNTINTKPGTTTGISLIRDIRRLNALNVFYTEQTVEDQPIAAYYQGGLTLDWIIVRKIYAQDERVLTHEVGHYFSLPHTFHGWDSEPWDPAVHGNPVQKYAPDGHTINEYADGSNCNPDLSQDNNPVGDGICDTPADYNFGGNDCTYKLNALDPDGKPVQPQVNNYMNYFFGCSNYIFTDGQKTEIQRSLLSKDRDYLRSNYQPNIAEIKDPVYLVSPGDQEQVNRDRQVMLKWQGVSGADFYLVEVDRSPSFDYAPISEITNVDSILIQDLDPERNYFWRVRPFNEYYTCADATPARRFKTAKTVSVQELPFVQFLNIYPTLLHANDVIHVELDTEIGFDSEINLIDVSGRLLQRWGDQYFTPGSNRKTLQLNSIPAGFYLIRLQTDQGTVVQKIIVGG; from the coding sequence GTGGGAAATAAGACCTGGTCAATCTTAACACTCCTCTTCCTTTTCACTGCAATCAATACGGTATTCGCTCAAGAAGTAGTTCCTCGCTGTGGCACCCAGGATTTGGAAAGCATCAAGCAACGGATGCTGGACAACCGCAAAGCGATGGCTGATTTCGTTTCTCCCCGGGAAGTAACTTATGTTCCCCTTAAATTTCACATTGTAGCAGATGCTCAGGGGAAAGGCCGTATCGAAGAAGAAAAACTACTGGACGCCCTCTGTCAGTTGAATGAAAATTATGCCGACCAGGGCATACAATTCTACATAAAGGACGGCTTTAATTACATCAACAACAACACCATCAATACGAAGCCGGGAACCACCACAGGCATCAGCCTCATCCGTGATATCCGCAGGCTCAACGCCCTGAATGTATTTTATACCGAACAGACCGTTGAAGATCAGCCCATAGCGGCCTATTACCAGGGCGGTCTCACACTGGACTGGATCATTGTCCGCAAAATCTATGCTCAGGACGAGCGGGTACTCACCCATGAAGTAGGACACTACTTTAGTCTGCCGCATACTTTTCATGGCTGGGATAGCGAACCCTGGGACCCTGCTGTTCACGGCAATCCCGTTCAAAAATATGCTCCCGATGGACATACCATCAATGAATATGCCGACGGTTCAAATTGTAACCCGGACCTCTCACAGGACAACAATCCGGTCGGTGACGGGATTTGCGACACCCCTGCTGATTACAACTTTGGAGGTAACGACTGCACTTACAAACTGAATGCACTTGATCCGGATGGTAAACCCGTCCAGCCTCAGGTAAATAACTACATGAACTACTTTTTTGGTTGTTCCAATTACATCTTTACCGATGGGCAGAAGACAGAAATTCAGCGCAGCTTATTGAGTAAGGATCGCGATTATCTGCGAAGCAACTATCAACCGAATATCGCTGAGATTAAAGACCCGGTCTATCTGGTCAGCCCTGGTGATCAGGAGCAGGTCAACCGTGACCGGCAAGTAATGCTCAAATGGCAGGGAGTATCCGGAGCTGATTTTTACCTGGTTGAGGTTGACCGGTCTCCATCCTTTGATTATGCCCCCATCTCGGAAATCACCAATGTGGATTCAATCCTGATCCAGGACTTGGATCCCGAGCGGAATTACTTCTGGCGGGTGCGGCCCTTTAATGAATATTATACTTGTGCCGATGCTACTCCGGCCCGGCGATTTAAAACGGCTAAAACCGTATCTGTTCAGGAATTACCCTTTGTTCAGTTTCTCAATATATATCCTACCCTGCTGCATGCAAATGATGTCATCCATGTAGAACTGGATACAGAAATCGGGTTCGACAGTGAGATCAATCTGATTGATGTTTCCGGTCGGCTGCTACAACGTTGGGGCGACCAGTACTTCACTCCTGGTTCCAACCGGAAAACGCTGCAGTTGAATTCCATCCCGGCCGGCTTCTACCTTATTCGCCTTCAAACCGATCAGGGAACGGTCGTTCAAAAAATTATTGTCGGGGGATAA
- the mdh gene encoding malate dehydrogenase, translating to MAKVTVVGAGNVGATCANVLAHGNLVNEVVLLDIQGDLARGKALDSWQQAPIDDYSTHITGTEDYAATANSDIVVITAGIPRKPGMSRDDLISTNAKIVRSVTQSILKYSPNPILIVVSNPLDVMTYAAYKTSGLPANRVFGMAGILDTARFRVFLASALDISPRDIQAMLLGGHGDTMVPLPRFTTVSGIPVTDLMDQAELDAIIERTKVGGGELVKLMGTSAWYAPGAAAAQMVTTILKNERRIFPVCAWLEGEYGLKDIFLGVPVKLGKNGIEQTIELKLNQDEMGLLKASAEHVRDVMKVYDNMTF from the coding sequence ATGGCTAAAGTAACAGTAGTTGGAGCAGGTAACGTAGGAGCTACGTGCGCAAATGTACTTGCCCATGGAAACTTAGTAAATGAGGTGGTTTTACTGGATATCCAGGGTGATCTGGCCCGTGGAAAAGCGCTGGATAGCTGGCAGCAAGCCCCGATCGATGATTACAGTACCCACATCACCGGGACCGAGGATTATGCAGCTACAGCTAACTCGGATATTGTGGTCATTACCGCAGGTATTCCCCGGAAACCGGGTATGAGTCGCGATGATCTGATATCAACCAACGCCAAGATCGTACGGAGTGTAACCCAGTCGATCCTCAAGTATTCACCAAATCCCATCCTGATTGTGGTTTCTAACCCATTGGATGTGATGACCTATGCAGCTTACAAGACTTCAGGCCTACCGGCAAACCGGGTATTTGGTATGGCAGGTATCCTGGATACGGCCAGGTTCCGTGTATTCCTTGCCAGTGCGCTGGATATTTCACCACGGGATATTCAGGCCATGTTACTAGGAGGGCACGGGGACACCATGGTTCCATTGCCACGCTTTACCACAGTGTCAGGTATTCCGGTCACCGACTTGATGGATCAGGCTGAATTGGATGCCATCATTGAACGGACAAAAGTGGGTGGGGGAGAACTGGTAAAACTGATGGGTACTTCTGCCTGGTACGCGCCCGGCGCTGCAGCTGCCCAAATGGTTACCACCATCCTCAAGAACGAGCGCAGGATATTTCCGGTTTGTGCCTGGCTAGAAGGCGAGTACGGACTGAAAGACATCTTCCTTGGTGTTCCGGTTAAATTGGGTAAAAATGGTATTGAACAGACCATTGAGTTGAAATTGAACCAGGATGAAATGGGCTTGCTTAAGGCTTCCGCTGAGCATGTCCGCGATGTGATGAAAGTTTACGACAATATGACCTTTTGA